The Antarcticibacterium sp. 1MA-6-2 genome has a window encoding:
- a CDS encoding FtsL-like putative cell division protein gives MNSGFYNILKANFLISSDAVKNWRFIVFCTLLAIIMIACSHSAERKVHKIAALNHQVLELRSEFLDVRSSLMKLKMESTLTSKMAGRGIKPSETPPNKIKIKITD, from the coding sequence ATGAACAGCGGATTTTACAACATCTTAAAAGCAAATTTCCTTATTAGCAGTGATGCTGTTAAGAATTGGCGCTTTATAGTTTTTTGTACCCTCCTGGCAATAATAATGATTGCATGTTCCCATAGTGCTGAAAGGAAAGTGCACAAAATAGCTGCATTAAATCACCAGGTACTGGAACTAAGAAGCGAGTTTCTAGATGTAAGATCTTCCCTGATGAAGCTAAAGATGGAATCCACCCTTACAAGCAAAATGGCAGGAAGGGGAATAAAACCTTCAGAAACTCCTCCAAATAAAATAAAAATTAAAATAACCGATTAA
- a CDS encoding alpha/beta fold hydrolase: MKNSLQQEGQFTYLEKGEGTPIVILHGLMGGLSNFDGVVNYFPEKGYKILIPELPLYTMSILKTSVQTFAKYLKDFVDFKGYDRVILLGNSLGGHIALLATKMYPEIVKGLVITGSSGLYENAMGESYPRRGDYEFIKKKAQNVFYDPEVATKEIVDEVYHTVSDRNKLVKTLAIAKSAIRHNMAKDLPNMSTPTCIIWGRNDNVTPPEVAEDFDRLLPDSDLYWIDKCGHAAMMEHPDRFNEVLFSWLQKRNF; encoded by the coding sequence ATGAAGAATAGTTTACAGCAAGAAGGACAATTTACCTATTTAGAAAAAGGTGAAGGAACTCCAATAGTTATCTTACATGGACTCATGGGTGGGTTAAGTAATTTTGACGGTGTTGTAAATTATTTTCCTGAAAAAGGTTACAAAATATTAATTCCTGAGTTGCCGCTCTATACCATGTCAATTCTTAAGACCAGCGTGCAAACTTTTGCAAAATACCTTAAGGACTTTGTAGATTTTAAAGGATACGACAGGGTCATTTTACTGGGAAATTCTTTAGGAGGACACATTGCACTCCTGGCAACCAAAATGTATCCTGAAATTGTAAAAGGCCTGGTAATTACAGGCAGCTCCGGCCTATATGAAAACGCGATGGGAGAAAGTTACCCCCGCCGAGGAGACTATGAATTTATTAAGAAGAAGGCCCAGAACGTTTTTTACGATCCCGAAGTTGCAACAAAGGAAATTGTAGACGAAGTCTACCACACCGTAAGTGATAGAAATAAATTGGTAAAAACCCTCGCCATTGCTAAAAGTGCAATAAGGCATAATATGGCAAAGGATCTTCCCAATATGAGTACTCCTACCTGTATAATTTGGGGAAGAAATGATAATGTCACTCCTCCCGAAGTTGCCGAAGATTTTGATAGACTACTACCAGACTCTGATTTATACTGGATTGATAAATGCGGCCATGCCGCAATGATGGAGCATCCTGACCGTTTTAATGAAGTTCTTTTCTCCTGGCTCCAGAAGAGAAATTTTTAA
- the yihA gene encoding ribosome biogenesis GTP-binding protein YihA/YsxC, which produces MKIKTAEFVVSNSDVEKCPESSLPEYAFIGRSNVGKSSLINMLTARKSLAKTSGRPGKTQLINHFLINNTWHLVDLPGYGYARVSKSTKKTFQKFITQYFEKRRQMLCAFVLIDSRHEPQAIDMEFMEWMAEHQIPFCIIFTKADKLKPKALVRNIEHYKDRMLETWEDIPRYFITSATSGLGQEEVLEYIEDINSHFQGQ; this is translated from the coding sequence ATGAAGATTAAAACTGCAGAATTCGTTGTGAGTAACAGCGATGTTGAAAAGTGTCCTGAGAGTTCGCTTCCGGAATATGCTTTTATTGGCAGAAGTAACGTAGGTAAATCTTCCCTTATCAATATGCTTACCGCCCGCAAAAGCCTGGCTAAAACTTCAGGACGCCCGGGAAAAACCCAGTTAATTAATCACTTCCTTATTAACAATACCTGGCACCTGGTAGACTTACCTGGCTACGGTTATGCGAGGGTTTCAAAATCTACCAAAAAGACATTTCAAAAATTTATTACCCAATATTTTGAAAAGCGCAGGCAAATGCTTTGTGCTTTTGTTCTCATCGACAGTCGACATGAACCTCAGGCTATAGACATGGAATTTATGGAGTGGATGGCAGAGCATCAAATTCCATTTTGTATAATTTTTACGAAGGCCGATAAATTAAAGCCAAAGGCTTTGGTAAGAAATATTGAGCACTACAAAGACAGGATGCTTGAAACCTGGGAAGATATTCCGAGATATTTTATTACATCAGCCACTAGTGGCTTAGGCCAGGAAGAAGTACTGGAATATATAGAAGATATTAATTCCCACTTCCAGGGACAATAG
- the rpsT gene encoding 30S ribosomal protein S20, whose protein sequence is MANHKSSLKRIRSNETKRLRNRYQHKTTRNAIKKLRDADKKEAETLFPSVVSMIDKLAKKNIIHDNKASNLKSKLAKHVAAL, encoded by the coding sequence ATGGCAAATCACAAGTCATCGTTAAAGAGAATTCGTAGCAATGAGACTAAGCGTCTAAGAAATCGCTACCAACATAAAACTACAAGGAACGCGATTAAGAAATTGCGTGATGCAGATAAGAAGGAAGCGGAGACTTTATTTCCATCTGTAGTTTCTATGATAGATAAACTGGCTAAGAAAAATATCATTCACGATAACAAAGCCTCAAACTTAAAGTCAAAGCTAGCTAAGCACGTAGCTGCACTTTAA
- a CDS encoding outer membrane protein transport protein, translating to MDEENAFNKFTLGVNYSQTQNFNDNFIAKGTGTSSIDNYFLGYADGIPLELLETVENETVGDLYSYLGENEGFGAQQAFLGYQGYILNPNSNDPANTQYTSTIAPGSFNQNYSYLATGLNGKFSFNFASEFNNFLYLGANLNAHFLNYDRITNLFETNTNAGSETNEVVFSNNLSTAGNGFSLQVGTIAKVSENFRVGVSYETPTWFTISEKTTQRLETYSTELDDLVLVEPNIVNLYPDYKLKTPGKITGSVAILFGTTGLLSFDYSHKDYSSTELRPAGDPEFMYQNNLISQNLKAASTYKVGGEYRISRLSLRGGYRFEESPYKNEMTIGNLEGYSAEFGI from the coding sequence TTGGATGAAGAAAATGCCTTTAATAAATTTACTCTGGGGGTGAATTATTCTCAAACTCAGAATTTTAATGATAATTTTATAGCAAAGGGAACAGGTACATCATCAATAGACAATTATTTTCTAGGTTATGCCGATGGTATTCCCTTAGAACTTCTTGAAACTGTAGAGAACGAGACAGTTGGTGACCTCTACTCATATCTTGGTGAAAATGAAGGTTTTGGAGCACAACAGGCTTTTCTTGGCTATCAGGGTTATATTTTAAATCCTAATTCAAACGATCCTGCCAATACGCAGTATACTTCAACTATTGCACCCGGCAGTTTTAACCAGAATTACTCTTATTTAGCCACAGGCCTCAATGGAAAATTCTCATTTAACTTTGCTTCAGAATTCAACAACTTCTTATACCTTGGAGCAAATTTAAATGCTCATTTCCTCAATTATGATCGAATAACAAATCTTTTTGAAACCAATACTAACGCTGGTAGCGAGACCAACGAGGTCGTGTTCTCTAATAATTTGAGCACTGCCGGGAATGGCTTTTCACTGCAGGTTGGAACTATTGCAAAGGTTAGTGAAAACTTCCGTGTGGGAGTCTCATACGAGACCCCTACCTGGTTTACTATTTCTGAAAAAACTACTCAACGTCTTGAAACATACAGTACTGAACTTGACGATTTGGTTTTAGTGGAACCTAACATTGTCAATTTATATCCTGATTACAAACTTAAGACACCCGGAAAAATAACAGGTAGTGTTGCTATCCTTTTTGGAACAACAGGATTATTAAGCTTCGATTATTCTCATAAAGATTACAGCAGTACAGAATTGCGTCCTGCAGGAGATCCTGAATTTATGTATCAAAATAACCTCATTTCGCAGAACCTAAAGGCCGCATCTACTTATAAAGTAGGTGGAGAATATCGAATAAGCCGTTTAAGTTTACGAGGAGGTTATAGATTTGAGGAGAGCCCTTATAAAAATGAAATGACTATTGGCAATCTGGAAGGATATTCTGCTGAGTTTGGGATATAA
- a CDS encoding T9SS type B sorting domain-containing protein: MKPGAIYFLFIAFFALGSGALFAQGDRCSTIQPFCAGDELLIFENSSSANNSQTVAERGPDYGCLVTQPYPAWFYLQVREGGNLEFNLRQSQNPDGSGMLYDVDFIVWGPFDPGEEYCSASKLNAQNTIDCSYDPSPVENVRIPSARANQVYVVLITNFSALPGYISLQQVNTGSGGSTDCSIVGSALGPDQRLCGVEEVTLNAENVQATAYEWFVLNERSNQFEVIPGETGPTLTVNTSGEYQVTVTSDVLNAEDSDQVLIEFFDNPVASVPSPVIGCAEGETVTYNLTNATSDMVGGNPGSYSSMFFLTQDDYERSNRIPNPTNFIGVEGQSILGVIVDEESGCRSNPVAIRLEAFSFPEIEFPPVIAFCVDSNGDVVGNVSIGENLGSGYVYSWNVPNDPDGDGVENAVLNLESFPPQNVISLTLEHRESSCQRTFSTEVVVFSPPAAVTVEIEGSDFEGGYRLTATASRSMGDETSYEYRLDNGPWQMDNIFQGVSGGTHTITAREINGCGSTSSAPFRLLGYPRFFTPNNDGYNDKWNIINDGTGFVTKILIFDRYGKLLKEIQPSSSGWDGTYNDALMPADDYWFVVEYRDKNSGVAKDFKGHFSLKR, from the coding sequence ATGAAGCCCGGAGCTATATATTTTTTGTTCATTGCATTTTTTGCATTGGGATCTGGTGCTTTGTTTGCGCAAGGGGACAGGTGTTCTACCATTCAGCCTTTTTGTGCAGGGGATGAACTCTTAATATTTGAAAATTCCAGTTCAGCCAATAATAGTCAAACAGTGGCAGAAAGAGGGCCAGATTATGGTTGCCTGGTTACTCAACCTTATCCCGCATGGTTTTACTTACAGGTAAGAGAAGGCGGGAATCTGGAGTTTAATTTACGCCAGAGCCAGAATCCCGATGGTTCAGGAATGTTGTATGATGTGGATTTTATTGTGTGGGGGCCGTTTGATCCAGGAGAGGAATACTGCAGCGCCTCTAAACTTAATGCTCAAAATACCATTGATTGTAGTTATGATCCTTCTCCCGTAGAAAACGTTCGAATTCCTAGTGCCAGGGCAAACCAGGTGTATGTTGTTCTTATTACAAATTTTTCTGCACTACCCGGGTATATTAGCCTGCAACAGGTGAACACTGGTAGCGGAGGCTCTACAGATTGTTCTATTGTGGGTAGCGCACTTGGGCCAGATCAACGTCTATGTGGGGTGGAGGAAGTTACTCTTAATGCCGAAAACGTTCAGGCGACTGCTTATGAGTGGTTTGTTTTAAATGAAAGGTCTAATCAGTTTGAAGTTATACCGGGTGAAACAGGGCCAACATTAACTGTGAATACGAGTGGTGAATATCAGGTAACTGTTACAAGTGATGTTCTAAATGCTGAAGACAGCGACCAGGTCCTTATAGAATTTTTCGATAATCCCGTAGCATCTGTACCTTCTCCGGTCATTGGATGTGCAGAAGGGGAAACTGTCACTTATAATCTTACAAATGCTACATCAGATATGGTGGGAGGGAACCCGGGATCATATTCATCAATGTTCTTTTTGACACAGGACGATTATGAAAGGTCGAATCGTATCCCAAATCCAACAAACTTCATTGGGGTTGAAGGGCAAAGCATACTGGGAGTAATTGTAGATGAAGAATCTGGATGTCGATCTAATCCTGTGGCCATTAGGCTGGAAGCTTTTTCTTTTCCTGAAATAGAGTTTCCTCCAGTTATAGCTTTTTGTGTAGACAGCAACGGAGATGTGGTTGGGAATGTGTCCATTGGGGAAAATTTAGGTTCTGGTTATGTTTACTCCTGGAACGTACCTAATGATCCCGATGGAGACGGGGTAGAGAATGCTGTTTTAAACCTGGAAAGCTTTCCGCCTCAAAATGTAATTAGTTTGACCCTTGAACATAGAGAATCGAGTTGCCAACGAACATTTTCAACAGAGGTTGTTGTCTTCTCGCCTCCGGCAGCAGTGACGGTAGAAATAGAAGGTAGTGATTTTGAAGGGGGATATAGACTTACTGCGACAGCTTCCCGATCTATGGGAGATGAAACTTCTTATGAATACAGACTGGATAATGGGCCGTGGCAGATGGACAATATATTTCAGGGCGTAAGTGGAGGCACTCATACTATTACTGCAAGGGAGATTAATGGCTGCGGGAGTACTTCTTCTGCACCCTTTCGATTATTAGGATACCCAAGATTTTTCACTCCTAACAATGACGGTTATAATGATAAATGGAACATAATAAACGATGGAACAGGTTTTGTAACCAAAATTTTAATTTTTGACAGGTATGGAAAATTGCTTAAAGAAATTCAGCCTTCTTCTTCGGGATGGGATGGAACCTACAATGATGCACTCATGCCTGCCGATGATTATTGGTTTGTAGTGGAGTACAGGGATAAAAATTCAGGAGTTGCAAAAGATTTTAAGGGACATTTTTCCTTAAAAAGATAA